TTTTAGTGAATGCAATGGGTGCCTTAACTGGCAGATAAATTGCTTATTCACCCATTCCTATCCTATAATGACTACATccagagtgaaaaacaactacatAAAGCTGGATGGTGATGATAGCACAGCTGTTTTAGATTAGCTATTATTTCATCTGCTGGAGTGAACCATAAGAGGATTGAATCTCATGggagtgtttgttgttttgcagagAGGCTGTGACTTTTATGAAGGTGTACGATCCGGTAAGTGAATTTAAATATTAGCTTAATTAACATGGATTGCActcttgattttaaaagtttaaGAAAGGATCATTCAATATTATTCTGCTTCGCTTGACATCCTTTGATTGTTCTTCTAggttgtgatttttttgtgtgtttttcagtgctGATTGACAAGGACCAGAATCCCAAGTGGAACCCGTCCACGCTGGAGGAGGTGTCGGAGGAGAGCGTGGAGCAGTGCTTCTCCTCTCTGGGGGAGAAAGACCTGATGTTCTAAAGCTGAACACCTCCATACACACACCACTAAGCCTCCCCTCCCCCGTGTGCTCGGTCCTGTGAGAGGGCTGTACTCGCTTAGGACAAGAACTGTATATCTCAGTATATATCTTTAAATACTGTAGTGACATTTAACAGGAAAATCCAGGCTGCTCCACTGCAgtggaggaaaagagaaggaggTCTGATTCATGTTCACAACTCTAAAATAGTAGCAGAAGAGGTAGCTAGCAGCTGCCCTGTGTCACACATGAGAAATGTTTGGAGTAAACTGGCTCTGCTGCCGAGTGTTTTATACAGCAGTAACTCTTTTGCTGCAAATGCAAGGAATCTGCCGCACAGCAGCATAATCAGGAATACATGGAGGAGCGATGATCTCACCGCTGAGTGCTTTATTACATTTCCTGTGGGTGTTTGTTGATGTGACTTGGATCAGTTTCATCTGATCTTCTGCAGTGTGGTCACTCCATCTAATGCAGATGATGTATCCATTTCTCCGGTTTTGTTTAGTCTTTTTCCAGTATTTTTCCGTTCTCAGTGGCAGACTTAGAAGTGTATCTATATAGGTTCTGAATAGGGTTCcatgatttgaaataaaatactgataTTGCGACTAAAATATAGGAGCAATTTATCATTCTAGCATTCTTATTCTCTTTAGCATTAaagtatattaaaatgatcatggtgtgattttttttttttcttctcacaaATACGTCGTTAAGTCTGAGGAACACTAACAGAAGGCCAGCATATCTCTGCAGCTCATTAGAAACgttattttaacacaaatttaacctttaacaaatattgtgcttcctGCTTTTACTAGCCCATGTTGCGATTTCAATACAATTCCAAATAAATGCGCAGCCTTAGTTCTGAATGCATTTACATGATTGCTACATTACAAATACagtcctgtatgtgtgtgatgtagtgtgtttttaaattgagAAGGTATCCCGATATGTTACATCAAAGGGCAATAAAGACAGTTGGTAAAGTAGCATTTCTTGTTGAGTATGTTTAAGAACTACATTTCTTGAGGGTAGGATCTTTTGTGGCCTGTTTGttatcagcagcagctcagataAGTAGTAAACTTTTATTGTAGTTGCATGTTGGGTAATAAACCTTTAGTGTTGGCAGGAGTTTTCTCCACCTGCGTCACATATGCGACTCGGTATTACACTTATTTTGATATCTGTGTGCAGGTAATGAGAGTAACAGAATACATCTAACAGGATACTAAAAAAGGTATCTATTCAATTACAGGTACAGGGGGAAAAAGGTAATCAGATTACgctgagaataaaacaaaattgaTGAATACTAGCAGGATTCCAATGCTGcgaaatatttttaaatatggtACCACATTTGATGATACAGTACACTGATACAGTAcgcacacattttatattttcttctaACGTGTAGTTTGTGTTTTGCACTTTCAAAggcagttttttgttttcataggACAatcttttaaagtaaaatgtctttgattttcttttctaaggttacattgttctgttgtcttgcAGTCTAGAATACACTTCAGTAAAGATATCTTATTGATATCCATTTTCTACTATCCTAATTTGACATTAAAGGTTTCCTATTATACTTTTTCTGAAGCATATATTATAGTCtcagatatataaaaaacatatcaaGTGTTTTGCTACTGGGGGCAATTCATCTAGTCGACATGGGCGGGAGGTTGCcaagagttcaatgtaaagccagccgacatttccgatatgacgtcaagTCATGGATCAGCTCCATTTTAGATgtatgtgggtaaggaggaaaagagagagggttgtttTTTCTGACACTGTGAGTGTcattacacaccagggacacatatttatgtataaaagtcagaaaaaagtgtattttgcataataggggatgTTTAAGGGAAACAAAAAGTAACAACATTAATACATTACTCTATGTGATGATTACATTTAGTAAGAGAGAATTTTAACGGCATACattaaccctcccaaccctgtttgtgtttcatattCCAGCAGCAGTGAGACAGTTTGACCTCTGCATGCTTTATGATCAACAAGCTGCCATAAACAGAGTGATGGTTCCTGTCTGCGTCACAGAAACACTCCCAGGCTTTACGGCTCCTTTCTGCTTCCAAACAGCCGCTAGCCAGCAGCCTCTTGTAAATCCTTCTGTTTGCTCTTCATCAAGCTGAACTTTAAACCGGCTGTGTGTTCACTCCAACAGGACGCAGCAGCATGTTGGGCAggtgttttaaacaaacactgtaaGGGGACACTCGTGTGTTGGAAAGCACCGGATAGAAGTTGTTCGGTAGCCATTTAGTAAATAATCTCCAGGTACTTCAATGAAAGAAGGCATACATCAGATTTATTGGCATTAGTTTTCACACATACTGAATGTACAGTAAATGAATATTGGGCTCAAGCATGATGCTAAAAGTTACACCTTTTAAGTTATTTATGATGATATTTTCACAGGCCAACCTATTTCATCTTACCGCTCATTCCCAGGGGGCATTCCTCACTCATTCAGCAGCAGATAAGGAGTGGGGAGAGGGCAGGTGAGTCCTGCTACTGCttatctctctgtgtgttccaCTTTACAGTCAAGTCAGCCACActcccctgctgctgctgctgctgctgctgctgctgctgcttctttggGTCACTTTAACTGTTGTAAAACAGAGTGTTGTATCGGTTTCTAGCTAATCGTAGCCTGACCTGACTTTAAACAAGCTTCTTGAAATGTTGATATAATAAGAGGGTGAGGACATtgtttaaaatacttaaagaGATCAGTCAATTGCTTGAATTTCCAAATAGGGTCAGTAGTGTTCGGAAATGAAGGACTAGCAGGTTGAGTGTTGCAGTTGGTGTGGCTGCCAAACATCCATGAAGCAACTCATTACACAATAAATCGATTGAGAGAGGACCAATTGTAACTACTTGATAGTTTCCAAGCAAACAAGGCTAATGAATGGATGTTTTTTGGTCATATATTTTAGTAAACTTAACATCCATGGACtgtagcatttattttttattataaatcaatccatcaattaaatgtgtaattaacCGTTTCtctatgaaatgtcagaaatagttCAATAAAACTAGCTACTCTGAGATTTGAAAGACACAGTTATTGGAGGGTTAAGCCCCCATTCAATTTGTAAATAGCAAAGGGCATGGCAGCCTTGCAGACCCTGCACCTCCTGATAAATAGGTCCTAAATGTTCATGGCATATTTTTAGCAGCATCCCCCATCTCTGTTGAAACACCCGCTGctattaaataattaaacattgttGACCTTTAATAACAAATCAGGATTTCCATACGGAAGCATTGGCAGCCTTTCAGTCACTGGTGAAAGACTCTAAAGACGGATGTTGGATGAAGACAGGCGTTCACAGTGAAGCcgattttaaaagctttttttttttttcacttatgGCTTTCTGAAGGAAAATCCAATTCAAACCTTAAACGTTGCCAGTGTTACAAAAAACTGAATGTTTTGTGAACAAAGTTGATGCCACATTTTGTACAAATTTAACTTTTCTCAGTAATCACATCACAGTAAATCCTGATCAATGTTAAGGCAACATCTTAGATGTATAGCCGAAGAAATATATGTGTCGGTCACATTAAGAACATGTacagaaaaattaaaatgatcctCCAGCATGTGGACgataaagaaaatgtgcttaaaCTGACCCAACTtccatctctcctctcactGCCACCAGCGCTTGTGCTATTGAAACAGGCCTTTAGTTTTTTACTCAAAGTGAGACAGAACACAACAGACATTCACCTTTATCTTTTGatgtaaagcaaaacaaatggcCACAGATTAAGCATGAGGAGTATGGCGGGTCATCCCTAATCTTCAATGTGTTCACAACATGTTTGGGACGACCCAGCCGATTAATCTCTCAATGCGGATTATGTTTTAGGAGTTGATAAGAGTGACGTGTGTGGAGGCATTCTATAGAACACATGAAGTTTCTTTGGAGAAATACATCCCTACCTAACCCATTAGTAGTACACAAATTAGTCCTAAACCCGGAAATTAGTTAGTATGTTAGCACTTCTAGGCTCCCTTGCCTTAAAGttgatgggttttttttaattggtttttGGTATGattctcaaaataaaatctatGTTTAACACACAATGACTTAAACTTTGTTTTGTGACCTAAAAACGGAGGTAAATGACACTTCTCAACATCATTATgtgaacattagccacctttagcgTCTAAAGCCTAACGTTAGTTTTTTACTTCTGGGGATTGATTGCTTTTGCACCTCAACTATTATataagtggtgttaatatgtggagatattgccacagacattttttttcttaaatattcggaaatccaatagaaaaatcccattgctttttgtcaagggggcgcttgctatgctaacttccaggttaGCCTACATAAATACACCACTCTATAATGCTGCTCTTCACTAAAATAAGCACTGGACATCTGCAGTAGTTAGATTTCCAAATGCAATATGTATCAGCTGTATGATACATTGCTTTTTACCAGTTTTCTGTCAATACAGTTACTGTTATGGAAAAGGCAAGAGGAGGGAGAAACTTCCACCACTGTTTTATATGGCTTATTAGCTTGTGCTGAAGTATTAACTTACGATTTGTATTTCTATAATGCATCATAACCATACTTATAATACTTTAAAATCTACTTATAGCACTGTCAAATAGTTATGAGCACCATTTTATGATGACTTCATATGGCATTAATAATTGCTGGCATTGACCAGCAATTATTAATCATCATTAgaaaaaacctttatttgttGTGATTATAGTTTTAAAGCATTATGAATATTAACAAGGacttttaatttgtaattataATACAGTGCTATAagcagattaaaaaaactatttataagtatgattaaaatgtgttgcagacATTGATAGTATTCTCATAGCTATTCCTACTGCTGTAATAATATTGAATAGTGGTTTGGCAGTTTTAAGTGCTGTCCTCAATCATATCCAGTACAGACAAGCTTGCAATGTGAATTGAATTTTGGGCGAATCCCAATGACATCATTTAGAGCATTTGTGACAGAACAGAGCTGACCTGTGAAATGTGATCTAGCTCAGAGGAGCATTCATAAGGACTTTGGTGGTTGTGAACCTCTTCTCCAAAAACATCTGCTCTGTCTCCTGGTTAGTATCGCTGCTCTTAGTTATGTAACCGCAGCAAAAAATTTGAAAAAGTCACGTACGGACTGGATTGAAGTGCTGTGTGTTATCGAGGTTTGTATATTTGTGCTTTTGTTCTCTATGGGGCAGTATTTCCTggttaaaataacacaatattgACAAAAGAACAGGCCTGAAACACTTTGAGGAAAACCAAGTTCTGTTGCCATCCAAATCCTTCCGGAAAGTGTGTCAATCCTTTCTTATGCTGCGGAGAGGGTATCAGAAAAAAAGTTGTcaaacaatgtaaacaaaatgtcCTTCAGGAAACATCATTTGTGCACATTATTTCCTCGACTATTAGCTCGCCCTACTCCACAGGATCCCCAGGGAGGCCATTAAGGGAGGAGTTCAGCCTGCCAGGCTTTCTGTCCGAGCAGAAGGAGGGTTAGGGTACCTGATGATACCACCAAATGAAGGGATCTATTAATAACCACCTCCGTAAGAGGAGGGATATCTGGACAGCGTCGATGGCTGGGATAGGCTTTCACTGGCAAAGAGGGACATTACATTTCCAAAGCAATATCTGATAGCTTCTGATTTCTTGCTTTGAGTCCAGCCGCAGAGGGAACCAATACGATCTGAGAAGCATATCCAGCTGAAAACCAACAGAATCCAGCTTTTACAGATAATCACAGGAATGTGAGCGGAATgctttggaggaggaggaggagggtttttaGGTTCAATCCAAGAGTAATCCAATCCAAAAGTAGGTCAAACTGAATTACTGGCAGCTCATTCACATCCCttctcagagcagcaggatTCATTCTGATTGAAGGTGTTTATTGGCCTTATTTAACCACCTCAAGTATCAAGGACTGAGACATCCCTCCTCCCGGTGTCATGGCACGTCACATTCGATGTAGGGGATGTCTCCGTAGCGGCGGTCAACCTCCACCCACTGCTGCACGGCCCGGGCCACGATCTCCTCAGACAGCCTGTGAGCGTACTCCATCAGCACTGGGTTGGTCTTGGGGGAGCACTCCACCGAGCCCGTCTCCGAGTGGACCAGGTAGGCCTTCTCCCCCCTCGCCTTGCCTTCCACT
This genomic stretch from Eleginops maclovinus isolate JMC-PN-2008 ecotype Puerto Natales chromosome 7, JC_Emac_rtc_rv5, whole genome shotgun sequence harbors:
- the LOC134867837 gene encoding small membrane A-kinase anchor protein-like is translated as MGCVKSKRSDSVAQNANSRVEGKARGEKAYLVHSETGSVECSPKTNPVLMEYAHRLSEEIVARAVQQWVEVDRRYGDIPYIECDVP